In Synergistota bacterium, one genomic interval encodes:
- a CDS encoding biotin transporter BioY translates to MSKVESITKVALFSSLTAIGAQICIPIGTVPITLQVLFVLLSGMLLTPRLALFSQLVYLLMGALGLPVFAGFKGGVAHLYGPTAGYLWSFPIASMLVSVLGSGKKGYLKRFFSSFLGLGMIYLLGWWRLALFMNGDFYRAFQVGVLPFIGVDIAKAVLAVVIAERLRVLVTARQKA, encoded by the coding sequence GTGTCAAAAGTTGAAAGTATTACAAAAGTGGCTCTTTTTTCCTCTCTTACTGCGATAGGGGCGCAAATTTGTATTCCTATTGGAACTGTTCCAATAACTCTTCAGGTTCTTTTTGTTTTACTTTCAGGCATGCTTCTTACTCCTAGATTAGCTTTGTTTAGTCAGCTTGTATATCTTCTTATGGGAGCTTTGGGTTTACCCGTATTTGCTGGGTTTAAAGGGGGGGTTGCTCATCTTTATGGACCAACAGCTGGATATCTTTGGTCTTTCCCGATAGCTTCGATGCTAGTAAGTGTATTAGGAAGCGGCAAGAAAGGATATTTAAAGAGATTTTTCTCGAGCTTTTTGGGGCTGGGAATGATTTATTTATTAGGATGGTGGCGTTTGGCTTTATTTATGAATGGCGATTTTTATAGGGCCTTTCAGGTGGGGGTTTTGCCGTTTATTGGGGTAGATATAGCCAAAGCTGTTCTTGCGGTTGTAATTGCTGAGAGATTAAGAGTTCTTGTAACAGCAAGGCAGAAAGCTTAG
- the fabG gene encoding 3-oxoacyl-[acyl-carrier-protein] reductase yields MSLLGKVALVTGASRGIGRAIAIELASRGVKVAINYAKSEKLAQEVLERIREGGGEAIAIKANVASEEEVKMMFEEVSSKLGEVDILVNNAGIVKDTLLLRMKIQDWQEVIEVDLTGVFLCSREAIRGMLKKRWGRIINITSVIGEIGNVGQVNYAAAKAGVIGFTKALAKEVGSRGITVNAVAPGFIETDMTSSLPTEMKERFLEQIALKRIGKPEEVAKVVAFLASDDASYITGQVINIDGGMVM; encoded by the coding sequence ATGAGCTTGCTTGGGAAGGTGGCTTTGGTTACGGGAGCCTCACGTGGTATAGGAAGAGCTATAGCTATTGAACTTGCTTCTCGCGGTGTAAAGGTAGCGATAAATTATGCCAAAAGCGAAAAACTTGCGCAGGAGGTCCTTGAGAGAATCCGTGAGGGTGGAGGGGAAGCTATAGCTATTAAGGCGAACGTTGCTTCTGAAGAAGAGGTTAAAATGATGTTTGAAGAAGTTTCTTCTAAGCTTGGTGAGGTAGATATATTAGTCAATAATGCAGGTATAGTTAAAGATACGCTTTTGCTCAGAATGAAGATTCAGGATTGGCAGGAAGTTATAGAAGTAGATTTAACAGGAGTTTTTTTGTGTTCGAGAGAAGCTATAAGGGGTATGTTAAAAAAACGTTGGGGTAGGATAATAAATATAACTTCCGTTATAGGAGAAATTGGAAACGTTGGGCAGGTAAATTATGCTGCTGCGAAAGCCGGAGTTATAGGTTTCACAAAAGCACTTGCTAAAGAAGTTGGGAGCAGGGGTATAACGGTGAATGCTGTTGCTCCAGGTTTTATAGAGACTGATATGACTTCGTCTCTGCCTACAGAGATGAAAGAACGTTTTCTTGAGCAGATAGCTTTGAAAAGAATAGGTAAACCTGAGGAGGTGGCTAAAGTGGTAGCTTTTCTTGCATCTGATGATGCAAGTTATATAACTGGGCAAGTTATAAATATCGATGGAGGAATGGTAATGTGA
- a CDS encoding replication-associated recombination protein A, producing MEKPLPYRFVPRNLDEIIGQRVVKKALKGFLSQGFLPSLIFYGPPGVGKTITARLLSSEFEAQLIELNAATSGVKELRDAIDKAISFKKMGLRSILFIDEIYHFNKLQQDILMPYLERGDFIFIATTVHNPFFEINAPIISRVIVFNFELLSPDELRELALRAMGDKRGLGGRGVSLSDEALDLLVRLSAGDARALLHRLELSFYIAKSEGSKTIEKAHVDIASGANIIHDKDADMHYSVISAFIKSMRGSDPDATLYWLGRLISGGEDPRFIARRIAICAAEDVGNADPMALLVATAAMEAVERIGMPEAKIPLAQAALYIALAPKSNSAYKGIESALEDIKKGEIQPVPEHLRPGSQNYKYPHDYPEGWVNQEYMVKKKCYYFPSYWEKNKGGVKG from the coding sequence GTGGAAAAACCTCTACCATATAGGTTTGTTCCTAGAAACCTTGATGAAATAATAGGGCAAAGAGTTGTTAAAAAAGCCCTTAAAGGTTTTCTTTCTCAAGGATTTCTTCCTTCCTTAATTTTCTACGGTCCTCCTGGTGTAGGAAAGACGATAACTGCAAGACTTTTATCTTCGGAGTTTGAAGCTCAACTAATAGAGCTTAATGCAGCTACTTCAGGAGTTAAGGAGCTGAGAGATGCTATAGATAAGGCTATCTCATTTAAAAAGATGGGTTTGAGGTCTATATTATTTATAGACGAAATATATCATTTTAATAAGCTTCAGCAGGATATACTAATGCCTTATCTTGAAAGGGGTGACTTTATCTTTATAGCTACAACTGTTCACAATCCATTCTTTGAGATTAATGCTCCTATAATATCGAGAGTTATAGTTTTTAATTTTGAGTTATTATCTCCTGATGAGTTAAGAGAATTAGCTCTAAGGGCAATGGGAGATAAAAGAGGATTGGGTGGAAGAGGGGTATCTCTAAGCGATGAAGCGCTTGATCTTCTTGTTAGGCTTTCCGCTGGTGATGCAAGGGCATTACTGCATAGGTTAGAGCTTTCTTTTTACATAGCTAAGTCTGAAGGTAGTAAAACTATAGAAAAAGCTCATGTAGATATTGCTTCAGGAGCTAATATAATTCATGATAAAGATGCGGATATGCATTATTCAGTTATTTCTGCTTTTATAAAGAGTATGAGAGGTAGTGATCCCGATGCGACGCTTTATTGGTTAGGAAGATTAATTTCTGGTGGTGAGGACCCTCGGTTTATAGCTAGAAGAATAGCGATATGTGCTGCTGAAGATGTAGGTAATGCGGATCCTATGGCGCTTTTGGTAGCTACAGCTGCTATGGAAGCTGTTGAAAGGATAGGAATGCCCGAGGCTAAAATTCCATTGGCACAGGCTGCTTTGTATATAGCTTTAGCTCCTAAAAGTAACTCTGCTTATAAGGGTATTGAGAGTGCACTTGAGGATATAAAAAAGGGAGAAATACAGCCCGTTCCAGAGCATCTTCGTCCTGGTTCTCAAAATTATAAATATCCTCATGATTATCCTGAAGGTTGGGTAAACCAAGAATATATGGTTAAGAAAAAGTGTTATTATTTTCCATCTTATTGGGAGAAAAATAAAGGAGGAGTAAAAGGATGA
- the acpP gene encoding acyl carrier protein, with product MEDILERLKNIVVEKLGVEESEIRPDASFIDDLGADSLDIVELIMAIEEEFDIEIPDEDAEKLTTVGAAVEYIKNKLGIED from the coding sequence GTGGAAGATATCCTTGAAAGGCTTAAGAACATAGTCGTGGAAAAGCTTGGTGTAGAAGAGTCAGAAATAAGACCTGATGCCTCTTTTATCGATGATCTTGGAGCGGATTCTCTTGATATCGTAGAGCTCATCATGGCTATAGAGGAAGAGTTCGACATTGAGATTCCTGATGAAGATGCTGAAAAACTAACCACGGTGGGGGCTGCAGTTGAGTACATAAAGAACAAGCTAGGTATAGAAGATTAA
- the rnc gene encoding ribonuclease III → MIDELQKNLSYRFSNIELLKEALTHPSYAHEHGLEKDNERLEFLGDAVISLVVTEYLLNQYPERKEGELALIRARLVSRGTLAYLADKIGMGPFLLLGNGDNRQGVREKKSTLANVFEAIVGAIYLDGGLEEARKFLLPLFELALLELRNSSFKMKDPKTELQEILQGKFRDLPKYELVSVEGPSHAPTFRVKVLFRGQILGFGVGKSRKEAEKDAAEKALEAIKSAIIE, encoded by the coding sequence ATGATAGATGAACTTCAGAAAAACCTTTCTTATCGTTTTTCAAACATAGAGTTACTTAAAGAGGCCCTGACTCATCCTTCTTATGCTCATGAACATGGACTTGAAAAAGATAATGAGAGACTCGAATTTTTAGGTGATGCTGTTATTTCCCTGGTAGTCACGGAGTATTTACTAAATCAATATCCTGAAAGGAAAGAAGGAGAGCTTGCTTTAATAAGAGCTAGACTTGTGAGTAGGGGGACCCTTGCCTATCTTGCCGATAAGATAGGAATGGGTCCCTTTCTCCTCTTAGGTAATGGTGATAATAGACAAGGAGTTAGAGAAAAAAAGTCTACGTTAGCTAACGTTTTTGAGGCTATAGTTGGTGCTATTTATTTAGATGGTGGATTAGAAGAGGCAAGAAAATTTTTATTGCCATTGTTTGAATTAGCATTATTGGAACTTAGAAATTCATCCTTTAAAATGAAAGACCCTAAAACGGAGTTGCAAGAGATTCTTCAAGGCAAGTTTAGGGATCTTCCTAAGTATGAACTTGTGTCGGTGGAAGGTCCAAGTCATGCGCCTACATTTAGGGTTAAAGTTTTATTCAGAGGGCAAATTTTGGGTTTTGGAGTGGGAAAAAGCAGAAAGGAAGCAGAAAAGGATGCGGCAGAAAAAGCACTCGAAGCAATTAAAAGTGCTATAATAGAGTAA
- the fabF gene encoding beta-ketoacyl-ACP synthase II — protein MRRVAITGAGVVSPIGIGVEEFWQALKEGRNGVDKISSFDPTGLDSQIAAEVKNFDPSPYLDKKEIKRLDRVIQFAFVASALAMKDAGLTPEELVPERFGVCIGSGQGGIITSFEQIKILLEKGPSKISPFFIPMMIINMSGAYVAIKYNAKGPNYSPVSACAAAAHSIGEAFEIICRGDADVMLAGGSEAAVTPIGVAGFAAMKALSTRNDEPAKASRPFDKLRDGFVMGEGAGVVVLEEMERAKARGARIYAEIVGYAANCDAYHITAPPPDGEGAVKAMMRALEKAGISPDEVDYINAHGTSTPLNDKTETLAIKKVFGERAYKIPISSTKSMIGHLLGAAAAAEVIATLLAIHEGVIHPTINYEVPDPECDLDYVPNEAREAKVKVAIKNSFGFGGHNAVLVFRKV, from the coding sequence TTGCGAAGAGTTGCTATTACAGGTGCTGGTGTAGTATCCCCAATAGGAATAGGTGTGGAAGAGTTCTGGCAAGCTCTTAAAGAGGGCAGGAACGGAGTAGATAAGATAAGTTCTTTTGATCCAACAGGACTCGATTCTCAAATAGCTGCAGAAGTCAAAAACTTTGACCCTTCTCCCTATCTTGATAAGAAGGAGATTAAGCGCTTAGATAGAGTTATTCAATTTGCTTTTGTTGCCTCTGCGCTTGCAATGAAAGATGCTGGCTTAACTCCCGAGGAGCTTGTTCCTGAAAGATTTGGTGTTTGTATAGGTAGTGGACAGGGGGGAATTATAACATCTTTTGAGCAGATTAAGATCCTGCTAGAAAAGGGACCATCTAAAATAAGTCCTTTCTTTATTCCTATGATGATAATTAATATGAGTGGAGCTTATGTTGCTATAAAGTACAACGCAAAGGGCCCAAATTATTCTCCTGTTAGCGCTTGTGCCGCAGCTGCTCATTCTATTGGAGAAGCATTTGAGATAATTTGCAGAGGAGATGCTGATGTTATGCTTGCAGGAGGTTCAGAGGCAGCAGTAACTCCTATTGGAGTTGCTGGTTTTGCTGCAATGAAGGCTCTTTCTACAAGGAATGACGAACCTGCTAAAGCATCTCGTCCGTTTGATAAGCTGAGGGATGGATTTGTAATGGGAGAAGGAGCAGGAGTGGTTGTACTGGAGGAAATGGAAAGGGCCAAAGCTAGAGGTGCGAGAATATACGCGGAAATTGTTGGATATGCTGCAAACTGTGATGCTTATCATATAACTGCCCCTCCTCCTGATGGAGAAGGAGCTGTTAAAGCTATGATGAGAGCTTTAGAAAAAGCTGGCATATCTCCTGATGAAGTAGATTATATCAATGCTCATGGGACATCTACGCCTCTTAATGATAAAACTGAGACGCTTGCTATTAAAAAGGTCTTTGGGGAGAGGGCCTATAAAATACCAATAAGTTCTACTAAGTCTATGATAGGACATCTTTTAGGGGCGGCGGCAGCGGCAGAAGTGATAGCTACTCTGTTGGCAATACATGAAGGGGTTATTCATCCAACTATCAATTATGAAGTTCCTGACCCTGAGTGCGATCTTGATTATGTTCCTAACGAGGCTCGAGAGGCGAAAGTAAAAGTAGCTATTAAAAATTCCTTTGGTTTTGGAGGACATAACGCTGTTTTAGTTTTTAGGAAGGTATGA
- the fabK gene encoding enoyl-[acyl-carrier-protein] reductase FabK — protein sequence MVVKFKTRVTEMLGIEYPILQGGMAWVANADLAAAVSNAGGLGIIGAGNAPADWLEKEIKRARELTNKPFGVNVMLLSPFVDDVLELLKREQVPVVTTGAGSPQKVIDALKPLGTKVIPVIASVAHAKRVEKQGADAVVAEGTESGGHIGELTTMALVPQVVDAVSIPVIAAGGIADGRGLVAALALGAEGIQMGTRFVCATESPAHIKYKEKIVNAGDRDTVVTARITGHPVRCLRNKLTREFEKLEEIRAPIEEFEKLGTGKLRAAVIDGDVEWGSVMAGQIAGLIKDIKPAREIIEEIMKEAYQVLEVLSSRYLRGEG from the coding sequence ATGGTAGTAAAATTTAAGACACGCGTTACAGAAATGTTAGGTATAGAGTATCCGATCCTTCAAGGGGGAATGGCATGGGTTGCTAATGCAGATCTTGCAGCTGCTGTTTCGAATGCTGGAGGGTTAGGAATAATAGGGGCTGGAAATGCTCCAGCTGATTGGCTTGAAAAGGAAATAAAAAGGGCGAGGGAACTTACTAATAAGCCTTTTGGGGTCAATGTTATGCTTCTTTCTCCTTTTGTTGATGATGTCCTTGAACTTCTTAAAAGAGAGCAAGTTCCTGTGGTGACCACTGGGGCAGGGAGTCCTCAGAAAGTCATAGATGCTTTAAAGCCGTTAGGAACTAAGGTTATACCTGTTATAGCTTCTGTTGCTCATGCTAAAAGGGTGGAAAAACAGGGGGCTGATGCCGTTGTTGCTGAGGGAACCGAGTCAGGAGGTCATATAGGAGAGCTTACTACTATGGCTTTAGTCCCTCAAGTAGTTGATGCTGTTAGTATTCCCGTAATAGCTGCTGGTGGAATAGCAGATGGCAGAGGTTTAGTAGCTGCTTTAGCTTTAGGGGCAGAAGGAATACAAATGGGAACTAGGTTTGTTTGTGCTACTGAAAGTCCAGCTCATATAAAATACAAAGAAAAGATAGTTAATGCGGGTGATAGAGACACAGTAGTTACCGCTCGTATAACTGGGCATCCTGTTAGATGCTTAAGAAATAAGTTGACGAGAGAATTTGAAAAGCTGGAAGAGATAAGAGCTCCTATAGAAGAGTTTGAAAAGCTTGGAACAGGAAAACTTAGAGCTGCAGTTATAGATGGGGATGTAGAGTGGGGATCAGTTATGGCTGGGCAAATTGCTGGTTTAATAAAAGATATAAAGCCTGCTAGGGAGATAATAGAAGAAATAATGAAAGAGGCTTATCAAGTTTTAGAGGTTTTGTCTTCTAGATATTTGAGAGGTGAGGGGTAA
- the fabD gene encoding ACP S-malonyltransferase translates to MKYAVVFPGQASQYVGMGKELAERYPIVKSTLDEADEILALPIKKLCFEGPEEELTKTYNTQPAIMAVSVAFWRLLKELKPEIKPSFFAGHSLGEYTALVASNVLDFSDALKLVRKRGEWMQEAVPLGVGSMGAIMGLSVEEVEKICLEVSLGEVLSCANINSPSQIVISGHKSAVERALNLAKERGAKKVVELNVSAPFHCELMREVGEKLWKEFQKIHFRDAEIPIVANVDAKPTVQAEEIKIKLMRQTFSSVKWVDSVLWMINEGVGAFIEVGPGKVLSGLIRSIDRNVKLFRIEDEKTLKEALDFFGEVI, encoded by the coding sequence ATGAAGTATGCTGTAGTTTTTCCCGGGCAAGCATCACAATATGTTGGTATGGGTAAAGAACTTGCTGAAAGGTATCCAATAGTTAAAAGTACTTTAGATGAAGCAGATGAAATACTTGCTTTGCCTATAAAGAAACTTTGCTTTGAGGGGCCAGAAGAGGAGCTTACAAAGACATATAATACACAGCCAGCTATAATGGCTGTTTCAGTTGCGTTTTGGAGGCTTCTTAAAGAATTGAAACCTGAAATAAAACCTTCCTTTTTTGCTGGACATAGTTTGGGAGAGTATACTGCTCTGGTAGCTTCTAATGTTTTGGACTTTTCTGATGCTTTAAAGCTTGTTAGAAAGAGAGGAGAGTGGATGCAAGAAGCAGTTCCTCTGGGAGTTGGTTCAATGGGCGCGATAATGGGATTATCCGTTGAAGAAGTGGAAAAAATCTGTTTAGAAGTCTCTTTAGGAGAGGTTTTATCATGTGCTAACATAAATTCCCCATCTCAAATAGTGATTTCAGGACATAAATCTGCTGTTGAAAGAGCATTAAACCTCGCTAAAGAAAGAGGCGCTAAAAAAGTTGTTGAGCTTAACGTGAGTGCTCCCTTTCACTGTGAATTGATGAGAGAAGTAGGAGAGAAGCTTTGGAAAGAGTTCCAGAAAATTCATTTTAGGGATGCAGAAATTCCTATAGTAGCTAATGTAGATGCTAAGCCAACGGTGCAAGCCGAAGAGATAAAAATTAAACTCATGCGTCAAACTTTTTCATCTGTTAAATGGGTTGATTCCGTTTTATGGATGATAAATGAGGGAGTAGGAGCTTTTATAGAAGTTGGTCCTGGTAAAGTATTATCTGGACTTATAAGGTCTATAGATAGAAATGTGAAGCTTTTTAGAATTGAGGATGAAAAGACTTTAAAGGAAGCGCTTGATTTTTTTGGGGAGGTTATTTAA
- the tyrS gene encoding tyrosine--tRNA ligase has translation MLSLEEQLKIIKRGTVEIINEEELRKKLEKGEPLVVKAGFDPTAPDLHLGHTVLLRKMRHFQELGHKVVFLIGDFTARIGDPSGRSEMRKPLTLEEIERNAATYKRQFFKVLDPDKTIVAYNSHWLEGLSFADLIKLAGKFTVAQFLEREDFAKRFSDGKPIGLHELLYPIAQAYDSVALKSDVELGGTDQKFNLLVGRELQRYFGQEPQIAVLMPILEGLDGVQKMSKSLGNYVGIDEPPVEMFGKIMSIPDSLMIKYFELLTDFSIEEIEEFKKGIESGKIHPKELKMKLAFNLVKTYHSEEDAMRAKEEFEKVFSKKELPSEIPLKTFSEKEKVLIDLLVEGGLISSKGEAKRLLSQGGVRVDGVKVEDPYYLVNLGQERIIQVGKRKFLRVRGGEVSVKS, from the coding sequence TTGCTTAGCCTTGAAGAACAGCTTAAGATCATAAAAAGAGGAACCGTTGAAATAATTAATGAAGAAGAACTTAGGAAAAAATTGGAGAAGGGAGAACCTTTAGTTGTTAAAGCCGGTTTTGATCCAACTGCTCCGGATTTGCATCTTGGGCATACCGTTCTTTTAAGAAAAATGCGTCATTTTCAAGAGCTGGGTCATAAAGTAGTTTTTCTTATAGGGGATTTTACAGCAAGGATAGGAGATCCATCGGGTAGGTCTGAGATGAGGAAGCCTTTAACTTTAGAAGAGATAGAGAGGAATGCTGCTACTTATAAAAGGCAATTCTTTAAGGTTCTTGATCCAGATAAGACTATAGTTGCTTATAATAGCCATTGGCTGGAGGGTCTTTCTTTTGCTGATCTGATAAAACTCGCTGGCAAGTTTACAGTGGCTCAGTTTTTGGAAAGAGAAGATTTTGCGAAACGCTTTTCGGACGGAAAACCTATAGGGTTACATGAGCTTCTATATCCTATAGCTCAAGCTTATGATTCTGTAGCCCTAAAGTCAGATGTGGAGTTAGGAGGAACTGATCAAAAGTTTAACCTTCTTGTAGGGAGAGAGCTTCAAAGGTACTTCGGACAGGAGCCTCAAATTGCTGTACTGATGCCTATTCTTGAGGGGCTTGATGGAGTTCAGAAAATGAGTAAAAGCCTTGGAAATTATGTAGGTATAGATGAGCCACCGGTAGAGATGTTTGGTAAAATTATGTCTATACCTGATTCGCTTATGATAAAGTACTTTGAGCTCTTAACTGATTTTTCAATAGAAGAAATTGAAGAATTTAAGAAAGGCATTGAAAGCGGAAAGATACACCCAAAAGAGCTCAAGATGAAGCTAGCTTTTAATCTTGTTAAAACTTATCATTCTGAAGAAGATGCTATGAGGGCAAAAGAGGAGTTTGAAAAGGTATTTTCTAAAAAAGAGTTGCCGAGCGAAATCCCGCTCAAAACTTTTTCTGAAAAGGAGAAGGTTCTTATAGATCTTTTAGTTGAGGGAGGTTTGATTTCGAGCAAGGGTGAAGCTAAAAGGTTATTGTCTCAAGGCGGTGTTAGAGTAGATGGAGTAAAGGTAGAGGATCCATACTATCTTGTTAATTTGGGTCAGGAGAGGATTATTCAGGTAGGGAAAAGAAAATTCTTAAGAGTAAGAGGAGGGGAAGTAAGTGTCAAAAGTTGA
- the ltaE gene encoding low-specificity L-threonine aldolase encodes MKVIDLRSDTVTTPTDEMREAMMKARVGDDVYREDPTVNELEELAASIFKKEAALFVVSGTMANQVSVMTYTQRGDEIVVGKNSHIYNYEVGAIAALSGVQVFPLNDENGMFNLSELEEAIRPENIHFPRTALITLENTHNRAGGTALSKEYIDEVANIANKYDIPLYLDGARIFNACIALGIEPAKMVERVDALMFCLSKGLSAPIGSVIVGRKDFIEKARKMRKRLGGGMRQAGVIAACGIVALTKMIERLKEDHENAEILAKKLSEVKGIIVEPVAVRTNMVYFMLFPGIIDAYTLAKKLLERGIKISVVSKRRVRLVTHKDVTREDVIEAAEAIKEVVESSWQGG; translated from the coding sequence ATGAAAGTAATAGATTTAAGAAGTGATACGGTTACTACTCCTACGGATGAAATGAGAGAAGCGATGATGAAAGCCAGGGTTGGTGATGACGTTTATAGAGAGGACCCCACAGTTAATGAACTTGAGGAGCTTGCAGCTTCTATTTTTAAAAAGGAAGCAGCTTTATTCGTTGTTTCTGGCACAATGGCTAATCAGGTTTCCGTTATGACTTATACTCAGCGGGGAGATGAGATAGTAGTTGGCAAGAACTCTCACATATATAATTACGAAGTTGGTGCTATAGCTGCTTTGTCGGGGGTCCAGGTTTTCCCTCTTAATGATGAGAATGGTATGTTTAACCTGAGTGAGCTTGAAGAAGCTATAAGACCTGAAAACATTCACTTTCCTCGAACTGCTTTGATAACGTTAGAGAATACGCATAATAGAGCTGGTGGAACTGCACTCTCTAAGGAATATATAGATGAGGTTGCTAATATAGCGAACAAATATGATATTCCGCTTTATCTTGATGGAGCTAGAATTTTTAATGCTTGCATTGCTTTAGGTATAGAACCTGCGAAAATGGTAGAGCGTGTAGATGCGCTAATGTTTTGTCTTTCTAAGGGACTTAGTGCTCCTATAGGATCAGTGATAGTTGGTAGAAAAGATTTTATAGAGAAAGCTCGTAAAATGAGGAAACGTTTGGGTGGAGGGATGAGACAGGCCGGCGTTATAGCTGCTTGTGGTATAGTAGCTTTGACTAAGATGATCGAGAGATTGAAAGAGGATCATGAAAATGCAGAAATACTTGCTAAAAAACTTTCAGAGGTAAAAGGAATAATTGTAGAGCCTGTGGCCGTTAGAACGAATATGGTATATTTTATGCTTTTCCCTGGTATAATAGATGCATATACGCTTGCTAAAAAGCTTTTGGAGAGAGGAATAAAGATAAGTGTGGTTTCTAAAAGAAGGGTTAGACTTGTTACGCATAAAGATGTTACAAGGGAGGACGTTATTGAAGCTGCAGAAGCTATAAAAGAGGTGGTTGAATCATCATGGCAAGGTGGATAG
- a CDS encoding ketoacyl-ACP synthase III — protein sequence MARVGVVGVGSYLPDNVLTNKDLEKMVNTSDEWIITRTGIRERRIAPPGVSTCHLAYEAARRALDDAKISPEEIDLIIVATNSPDTLFPPTACRVQAMLGASIAGAFDLQAGCTSPVYAMAIVEPGIKNGCWKNVLIVGVEVLSRIINWEDRNTCVLFGDGAGAIVMKLINSGGIIDFELKSDGTKADYIELPAGLAAMPATEETVRKKLHTVHMKGNEVFKYVVKVIPTFMKSLLDRNGLAPEDINWYIFHQANIRIIDAILERFGIGKERAIVNLDKYGNTSAATIFIALDEAVKDGRIKRGDKLMLVSFGSGMTYGGVIMEW from the coding sequence TTGGCTCGGGTTGGGGTAGTGGGGGTAGGGTCTTATCTTCCAGATAATGTTCTTACTAATAAAGATCTAGAGAAAATGGTAAATACATCTGATGAATGGATAATAACTCGGACAGGTATAAGGGAGAGAAGAATAGCTCCTCCAGGAGTAAGTACATGTCATCTTGCTTATGAGGCTGCTAGGAGAGCCTTGGATGATGCTAAAATCTCTCCTGAGGAAATAGACTTGATTATCGTTGCTACTAATTCTCCTGATACTCTTTTCCCTCCAACTGCGTGTAGGGTTCAAGCTATGCTTGGAGCCTCTATAGCTGGTGCTTTTGATCTTCAAGCTGGGTGTACAAGTCCTGTTTACGCTATGGCTATTGTAGAACCAGGTATAAAGAATGGTTGTTGGAAAAATGTTTTAATCGTAGGGGTTGAAGTTTTGTCAAGGATAATTAACTGGGAAGATCGAAATACGTGTGTTCTCTTTGGGGATGGGGCAGGAGCTATAGTTATGAAGTTGATCAATAGTGGAGGCATAATAGATTTTGAGCTTAAATCTGACGGTACGAAGGCAGATTATATAGAGCTCCCTGCTGGTTTAGCGGCTATGCCTGCTACCGAAGAAACCGTTAGGAAGAAGCTTCATACGGTTCATATGAAGGGTAATGAGGTTTTTAAATACGTTGTGAAAGTTATTCCAACTTTTATGAAGTCTTTACTTGATAGAAATGGATTGGCTCCTGAAGATATAAACTGGTACATTTTCCATCAAGCTAATATAAGGATAATAGATGCTATATTGGAGAGGTTTGGAATAGGTAAGGAAAGAGCGATAGTTAACCTGGACAAATATGGAAACACCTCTGCAGCTACAATATTTATAGCATTGGATGAAGCTGTTAAGGATGGAAGAATAAAAAGGGGAGATAAATTGATGCTTGTTAGCTTCGGTTCGGGTATGACTTATGGAGGGGTGATAATGGAATGGTAG